The sequence below is a genomic window from Tenacibaculum tangerinum.
AGACAAGGGAATTTTTACAATTACCAAAAAGACGGAAAATTATATTGGATTGACTTTTATACTGCCGACAAAGAAATGGGAACTCAAGAATTCTATGAAAATGGACTTTTGGAAAAAATCTCAACTTACTCTTATGAATATTCCGAACACGATGGACACGATTTAAAAAGAACTGTCGAAACGGAATATTATAAAGACGGTTCACTAAAGATTCAAAGAGTAATTCAAGAGTTAAAAGACGACATAGAAAAAGAGAGTTTCAAAGAATATTATCCAAACGGATTTTTAAAAACGGAGTCCGAAATTATTGACCTCGATAAAAACGGAATTTATCGTGAATTTTACGAAAATGGAAATACAAAATACGAGGGGATTTTTAAAGACGACAAACCAATTGACAAACAATACTTCTATAATTCCAAAGGAGAAATTACAAAAGTTGAGACTTGGAAAGATGGAAAATAATAGAAACCGAAATAAAAAAAGCCAGTGGCTAACAATGGTAGCTGATGCACAACCCCCAAATTTCAAAAAACGGATTTCCTTTTAAAGCTATGTAAGGGTTGTATTTAGAACGAAGCCAAAATTTTTAACTCCTTATTTTGCTTTTTTTCTGAGCTTAAAACGAAATTTATTAAGTGATATCGTACGTTTTTTAACCAAAACACAAAAGCAGCTGCTTTGGCCTCAGTTTTAGTAGGTGTACCCAAGAGTTTTAATAGTTTTTTTTAATATTGTAAGCCGCCACAGCCATGAGCATGCACTTGTTGGCCCCATCGATACCCCTAACATTAACTTTGCGCAAGCCCATATACTGAGTGGGGATTCCAAAAAAAAGTTCTACCGAGCTTTGCCGTTTGGCTTTTATGTAGCCTTCCTGTAGACGTCTTACCCAGGCATGTTGAACTCATTCTGGGTGGGGTAATAGGTGATTGATATACTAGTATAACATGGAAATAGCTCGTTTATTGAAAAAAATAAAATCGTATATTGGGGTTGTCTAACAGGCATAATGGCTATAATTAATGGCTAGTTTTGAGCGTGCTTAAACACGCCACTAATCATACACAAAACGTTACCACACATTTGAGAAATGAGTAGAACATTGAAAATATTATCATCAATAATATTACTAATTTCAGGTTGGTTAATGATTGGAATAGGTTTTACAACAAAAATTGGTCATCCGACAAGTACAGTTTTGTTTTTACTTGGAATTACTTGTTTATTCATTGGGTTTATATGGGTCAAAACACCAAACGTTGGTAACAAGCTGAAAAACGAAATGCTGAAAGGAAAACAAAAACTGATTTTACTAATTTTTATTGTAATTCTGACTTTCATTTTCGGAATGCGATACGAATTGGATTATCGAATTTTGACTCGCAAAGCGATAAAATACTTGGCGAATTACAAACTCGGGTTTTATGGCGGAAAGGACTTTCGTTTTTTTGAAACGGACGTTGCTTTTATTCTGACTTTAATACCAATCGGATTTTATTTAACATCTCGAAAGGTAAATTCTCTGAAAAAAATAATCGGAATGAATCTAATCTATCTGATTTTAATTCCGACCTTTTACTGTCTTTATTGCTTTCTCGAAAGTCAGTTCATAAAAATAACAATAACGAACCCAATAATGAATGACGGAATTTTAAAATATCACCAAAATAATGTGAATTATAGAATGATTTTATTTTTAACAATAATCTCGACTTTTATTAGCGGATTAATAATTAAGAAATTAGCAAACTGAAAAAAGCCAGTGGCCCACACAGTATAAAAACAATTACTAAATTAGTGCTTTAACTAAAGGGCATTGCGCTATTGCTGCCTCTGATTTTCCCGCAAAAAATCATACACAAATAAGTTGACGAATGATACGCAGAAAAAAAATAAAAATCGGAATTGGAGTTATACTCTTGACAGTATTACTCTGGCAATACGGATTCCTAACTCGATATAATTACTTAACAGCAAAAATTGATTCTTGGCGAGATCAAGCAAGAATTGTTCAAGTTGGAATACCTAATTTCAACTATGGAGTTCCAGTTATTTCTCTTAATGAAAAATATGGATTTCACCAATCAAATACTGGATGTATTGTAACTAAACCAGAATTACGTGGAATTGACTCTTATAACGCTGAAATTGAAAAATATCTGAACAAGAAAAACGGAAAAAATTGGAGAAAAAAATATCAAGCGGAA
It includes:
- a CDS encoding transposase, with protein sequence MKAKRQSSVELFFGIPTQYMGLRKVNVRGIDGANKCMLMAVAAYNIKKNY
- a CDS encoding toxin-antitoxin system YwqK family antitoxin — its product is MKYQLSLLLTILVSSLIYSQSEYAEKYDNGQIKIQGFLIDSVLIGKYTEYYKNGQVKTTGEFKNCEYETNHTKIYVAGCGVGNNSTIRKGKKHGEWKDYYENGILESKYNYFCGLRQGNFYNYQKDGKLYWIDFYTADKEMGTQEFYENGLLEKISTYSYEYSEHDGHDLKRTVETEYYKDGSLKIQRVIQELKDDIEKESFKEYYPNGFLKTESEIIDLDKNGIYREFYENGNTKYEGIFKDDKPIDKQYFYNSKGEITKVETWKDGK
- a CDS encoding FEKKY domain-containing protein, which codes for MTVLLWQYGFLTRYNYLTAKIDSWRDQARIVQVGIPNFNYGVPVISLNEKYGFHQSNTGCIVTKPELRGIDSYNAEIEKYLNKKNGKNWRKKYQAELDYLIKNKLTE